From Pan troglodytes isolate AG18354 chromosome 11, NHGRI_mPanTro3-v2.0_pri, whole genome shotgun sequence, the proteins below share one genomic window:
- the CCL21 gene encoding C-C motif chemokine 21 isoform X1, with protein MAQSLALSLLILVLAFGIPRTQGSDGGAQDCCLKYSQRKIPAKVVRSYRKQEPSLGCSIPAILFLPRKRSQAELCADPKELWVQQLMQHLDKTPSPQKPAQGCRKDRGASKTGKKGKGSKGCKRTERSQTPKGP; from the exons ATGGCTCAGTCACTGGCTCTGAGCCTCCTTATCCTGGTTCTGGCCTTTGGCATCCCCAGGACCCAAG GCAGTGATGGAGGGGCTCAGGACTGTTGCCTCAAGTACAGCCAAAGGAAGATTCCCGCCAAGGTTGTCCGCAGCTACCGGAAGCAGGAACCAAGCTTAGGCTGCTCCATCCCAGCTATCCT GTTCTTGCCCCGCAAGCGCTCTCAGGCAGAGCTATGTGCAGACCCAAAGGAGCTCTGGGTGCAGCAGCTGATGCAGCATCTGGACAAGACACCATCCCCACAGAAACCAGCCCAGGGCTGCAGGAAGGACAGGGGGGCCTCCAAGACTGGCAAGAAAGGAAAGGGCTCCAAAGGCTGCAAGAG GACTGAGCGGTCACAGACCCCTAAAGGGCCATAG
- the CCL21 gene encoding C-C motif chemokine 21 isoform X2, producing the protein MAQSLALSLLILVLAFGIPRTQGSDGGAQDCCLKYSQRKIPAKVVRSYRKQEPSLGCSIPAILFLPRKRSQAELCADPKELWVQQLMQHLDKTPSPQKPAQGCRKDRGASKTGKKGKGSKGCKSQPLTPLFCPHRTERSQTPKGP; encoded by the exons ATGGCTCAGTCACTGGCTCTGAGCCTCCTTATCCTGGTTCTGGCCTTTGGCATCCCCAGGACCCAAG GCAGTGATGGAGGGGCTCAGGACTGTTGCCTCAAGTACAGCCAAAGGAAGATTCCCGCCAAGGTTGTCCGCAGCTACCGGAAGCAGGAACCAAGCTTAGGCTGCTCCATCCCAGCTATCCT GTTCTTGCCCCGCAAGCGCTCTCAGGCAGAGCTATGTGCAGACCCAAAGGAGCTCTGGGTGCAGCAGCTGATGCAGCATCTGGACAAGACACCATCCCCACAGAAACCAGCCCAGGGCTGCAGGAAGGACAGGGGGGCCTCCAAGACTGGCAAGAAAGGAAAGGGCTCCAAAGGCTGCAAGAG TCAGCCCCTCACACCCCTCTTCTGCCCTCACAGGACTGAGCGGTCACAGACCCCTAAAGGGCCATAG